In Rhipicephalus microplus isolate Deutch F79 chromosome 9, USDA_Rmic, whole genome shotgun sequence, one genomic interval encodes:
- the LOC119163441 gene encoding uncharacterized protein LOC119163441 isoform X1, with translation MPGGGSGSMRSGMWFLVSIPKEATENAARSCADSRATSEGIDDDRENFCDSKEHLTLKQALVDCLESYGIRNAIWNATAEDTYYQVSFPYETGKPTDCILSDLTSRGIGSKYDSTIGVFPCPIFYRATAPESDDEEQITVADANYESADEEKKEKEKESGFRSMQRKFLKSVKARLTVAQVVAGVKAQGELTFDFVAFIILAGMIAALGLMDNNVVSIIAAMLVSPLMGPIMAITFGIIVRDTALTKLGLKTELIGLFICLFFGFFFGLLNAFWGDIPPYEGTSWSPSRWPNPEMSSRGHWRSLWVGSLVALPSGGGVAMAILGGNSACLVGVAISASLLPPIINSGILWSLSLVKVFKSLTQDPIEVNVTGTTLTVPPAFIAPVGYSPYYFDKYSMHKECALLGVISFCLTVVNILCIILAGTLVLKIKEIAPAKSLQGTRRFWKHDIKVARDYNKTLGGAAASSMGKKLLEEWKKLDPKNGDPAAASRNLQDLQSMIEEAEDDDVYQTVVQQMANHPPPLNMVRYLSRALSTPEQKEHPSGGRMSVWELESLLGAEPSSSQTKPRVTFKLKRSKSETTEADSSPSRGKQPGRKRAGFFPFRRVSRFQVSKVDESAERPVPLLSKMRRLYHSTESESPT, from the exons ATGCCTGGAGGGGGTTCTGGCAGTATGAGATCGGGCATGTGGTTCCTGGTCAGTATCCCAAAGGAAGCCACCGAAAATGCGGCGCGCTCTTGCGCCGACAGCCGGGCAACATCAGAAGGTATAG ATGATGACAGGGAAAACTTTTGCGATAGCAAGGAGCACCTTACCTTGAAGCAG GCTCTTGTAGACTGCCTAGAGTCATATGGAATTCGAAATGCCATTTGGAATGCAACTGCTGAGGACACGTACTACCAG GTGTCCTTTCCTTATGAAACCGGCAAACCAACAGATTGCATTCTGAGCGACTTGACGTCTCGTGGAATCGGTTCGAAATATGACTCAACTATTGG CGTGTTTCCATGTCCGATATTCTATAGAGCCACAGCACCAGAAAGTGATGACGAGGAACAAATTACCGTTGCTGATGCTAACTACGAGTCTGC ggatgaagaaaaaaaggagaaagagaaGGAGAGTGGATTTCGATCGATGCAGAGGAAGTTCCTGAAATCAGTGAAGGCACGACTTACGGTTGCTCAG GTTGTTGCAGGGGTCAAGGCTCAGGGAGAGCTCACATTTGATTTTGTGGCATTCATAATTCTTGCAGG TATGATTGCTGCTCTTGGCCTGATGGATAACAACGTAGTCTCAATAATAGCTGCTATGCTGGTGTCACCCCTTATG GGTCCCATAATGGCAATCACATTTGGCATCATAGTTCGTGACACGGCTCTCACCAAACTTGGCTTGAAGACAGAGCTTATAGGCCTGTTCATCTGCCTGTTCTTTG GCTTCTTCTTTGGCCTTCTGAATGCCTTCTGGGGTGACATACCGCCTTACGAAGGCACCAGCTGGAGTCCGTCACGGTGGCCGAACCCCGAGATGAGTTCTAG GGGTCATTGGAGAAGTCTTTGGGTAGGATCCCTGGTGGCCCTGCCGTCAGGTGGTGGCGTTGCCATGGCGATTCTGGGTGGAAATTCTGCATGCCTGGTGGGAGTAGCCATATCTGCCTCTCTCCTGCCACCAATCATCAACAGC GGAATCCTGTGGTCGTTGTCTTTAGTAAAGGTGTTCAAGTCACTGACACAAGATCCCATTGAG GTCAATGTCACGGGAACTACCCTGACAGTGCCCCCCGCCTTCATAGCACCAGTGGGCTACAGTCCTTACTACTTTGACAAGTACAGCATGCACAAGGAGTGTGCGCTGCTTGGAGTCATCTCCTTCTGCCTCACAGTGGTCAACATCCTCTGCATCATTCTTGCAGGCACCCTTGTCCTCAAG ATCAAGGAGATTGCCCCGGCTAAAAGCCTGCAAGGCACAAGACGGTTTTGGAAGCATGATATTAAG GTCGCCAGAGACTACAACAAGACCTTGGGAGGTGCAGCAGCGAGCAGCATGGGCAAGAAACTTCTTGAAGAGTGGAAG AAACTGGATCCAAAGAATGGAGACCCCGCCGCGGCCAGCAGAAATCTACAAGACCTGCAGAGTATGATAGAG GAGGCTGAGGACGATGACGTGTACCAGACAGTCGTGCAGCAAATGGCCAATCATCCCCCACCACTG AACATGGTGCGCTACCTGTCTAGAGCACTGTCCACACCCGAGCAAAAGGAGCACCCCAGCGGAGGGCGCATGAGTGTCTGGGAACTGGAGAGCTTGCTCGGTGCGGAGCCTTCGTCTTCACAAACGAAGCCCAGGGTCACCTTCAAGCTCAAACGTAGCAAGTCGGAGACCACG GAAGCAGATTCCTCACCAAGTCGTGGTAAACAGCCGGGCCGCAAGAGGGCTGGCTTCTTCCCATTTCGTCGAGTGTCCCGCTTCCAAGTGTCAAAGGTGGACGAAAGTGCCGAGCGGCCAGTACCCCTGCTGAGCAAGATGAGGAGACTCTACCACAGCACGGAATCGGAGTCACCTACGTGA
- the ND-30 gene encoding NADH:ubiquinone oxidoreductase core subunit S3, whose amino-acid sequence MSLLFGRIRRLTNLGNIMRQTTPLTSTQARRYDSQDAATQETRPSVRKPQYVQRSKLEDFGRYVAECLPKYVQKVQITPGDELEVMIAPEGVVPVLSFLKEHHNAQYTNIVDICGVDVPTREYRFEVVYHLLSVFFNSRIRVKTYTDELTPLDSATAVFKGANWYEREVWDMFGVFFGNHPDLRRILTDYGFEGHPFRKDFPLSGYVEVRYDDEVQRVVVEPLEMTQEFRKFDLATPWETFPKFRSGEAAQEALPSGQEEPKTSK is encoded by the coding sequence ATGTCTCTTCTATTTGGAAGAATCCGACGCCTCACGAATCTAGGCAATATTATGCGGCAGACTACGCCGTTGACGTCGACACAAGCGCGGCGTTACGACAGCCAAGACGCAGCGACCCAAGAAACTAGGCCCTCGGTGCGTAAGCCCCAGTACGTGCAGCGCTCAAAACTCGAGGACTTCGGAAGGTACGTGGCCGAGTGCCTGCCCAAGTACGTCCAGAAGGTGCAGATAACGCCTGGTGACGAGCTTGAGGTGATGATTGCTCCCGAAGGAGTTGTGCCCGTGCTCAGCTTTCTCAAAGAACACCACAACGCTCAGTACACAAACATAGTCGACATCTGCGGCGTCGACGTACCAACACGGGAGTATCGTTTTGAAGTTGTCTACCACCTTCTGTCGGTGTTCTTCAACTCGAGGATTCGTGTAAAGACGTACACAGACGAACTTACGCCGCTGGACTCCGCCACGGCCGTCTTCAAAGGCGCCAACTGGTACGAACGCGAGGTTTGGGACATGTTTGGAGTCTTTTTCGGCAACCACCCGGACCTGAGGAGGATACTGACGGACTACGGCTTTGAAGGGCACCCGTTCCGCAAGGACTTTCCGCTCTCGGGCTACGTGGAGGTCCGCTACGACGACGAAGTGCAGAGGGTCGTCGTCGAACCGCTCGAGATGACGCAGGAGTTCAGGAAGTTTGATTTGGCCACGCCGTGGGAAACATTTCCCAAGTTTCGTTCAGGAGAGGCTGCGCAAGAAGCTCTGCCAAGCGGTCAGGAGGAACCCAAAACTAGCAAATAG
- the LOC119163441 gene encoding uncharacterized protein LOC119163441 isoform X2, producing MPGGGSGSMRSGMWFLVSIPKEATENAARSCADSRATSEDDDRENFCDSKEHLTLKQALVDCLESYGIRNAIWNATAEDTYYQVSFPYETGKPTDCILSDLTSRGIGSKYDSTIGVFPCPIFYRATAPESDDEEQITVADANYESADEEKKEKEKESGFRSMQRKFLKSVKARLTVAQVVAGVKAQGELTFDFVAFIILAGMIAALGLMDNNVVSIIAAMLVSPLMGPIMAITFGIIVRDTALTKLGLKTELIGLFICLFFGFFFGLLNAFWGDIPPYEGTSWSPSRWPNPEMSSRGHWRSLWVGSLVALPSGGGVAMAILGGNSACLVGVAISASLLPPIINSGILWSLSLVKVFKSLTQDPIEVNVTGTTLTVPPAFIAPVGYSPYYFDKYSMHKECALLGVISFCLTVVNILCIILAGTLVLKIKEIAPAKSLQGTRRFWKHDIKVARDYNKTLGGAAASSMGKKLLEEWKKLDPKNGDPAAASRNLQDLQSMIEEAEDDDVYQTVVQQMANHPPPLNMVRYLSRALSTPEQKEHPSGGRMSVWELESLLGAEPSSSQTKPRVTFKLKRSKSETTEADSSPSRGKQPGRKRAGFFPFRRVSRFQVSKVDESAERPVPLLSKMRRLYHSTESESPT from the exons ATGCCTGGAGGGGGTTCTGGCAGTATGAGATCGGGCATGTGGTTCCTGGTCAGTATCCCAAAGGAAGCCACCGAAAATGCGGCGCGCTCTTGCGCCGACAGCCGGGCAACATCAGAAG ATGATGACAGGGAAAACTTTTGCGATAGCAAGGAGCACCTTACCTTGAAGCAG GCTCTTGTAGACTGCCTAGAGTCATATGGAATTCGAAATGCCATTTGGAATGCAACTGCTGAGGACACGTACTACCAG GTGTCCTTTCCTTATGAAACCGGCAAACCAACAGATTGCATTCTGAGCGACTTGACGTCTCGTGGAATCGGTTCGAAATATGACTCAACTATTGG CGTGTTTCCATGTCCGATATTCTATAGAGCCACAGCACCAGAAAGTGATGACGAGGAACAAATTACCGTTGCTGATGCTAACTACGAGTCTGC ggatgaagaaaaaaaggagaaagagaaGGAGAGTGGATTTCGATCGATGCAGAGGAAGTTCCTGAAATCAGTGAAGGCACGACTTACGGTTGCTCAG GTTGTTGCAGGGGTCAAGGCTCAGGGAGAGCTCACATTTGATTTTGTGGCATTCATAATTCTTGCAGG TATGATTGCTGCTCTTGGCCTGATGGATAACAACGTAGTCTCAATAATAGCTGCTATGCTGGTGTCACCCCTTATG GGTCCCATAATGGCAATCACATTTGGCATCATAGTTCGTGACACGGCTCTCACCAAACTTGGCTTGAAGACAGAGCTTATAGGCCTGTTCATCTGCCTGTTCTTTG GCTTCTTCTTTGGCCTTCTGAATGCCTTCTGGGGTGACATACCGCCTTACGAAGGCACCAGCTGGAGTCCGTCACGGTGGCCGAACCCCGAGATGAGTTCTAG GGGTCATTGGAGAAGTCTTTGGGTAGGATCCCTGGTGGCCCTGCCGTCAGGTGGTGGCGTTGCCATGGCGATTCTGGGTGGAAATTCTGCATGCCTGGTGGGAGTAGCCATATCTGCCTCTCTCCTGCCACCAATCATCAACAGC GGAATCCTGTGGTCGTTGTCTTTAGTAAAGGTGTTCAAGTCACTGACACAAGATCCCATTGAG GTCAATGTCACGGGAACTACCCTGACAGTGCCCCCCGCCTTCATAGCACCAGTGGGCTACAGTCCTTACTACTTTGACAAGTACAGCATGCACAAGGAGTGTGCGCTGCTTGGAGTCATCTCCTTCTGCCTCACAGTGGTCAACATCCTCTGCATCATTCTTGCAGGCACCCTTGTCCTCAAG ATCAAGGAGATTGCCCCGGCTAAAAGCCTGCAAGGCACAAGACGGTTTTGGAAGCATGATATTAAG GTCGCCAGAGACTACAACAAGACCTTGGGAGGTGCAGCAGCGAGCAGCATGGGCAAGAAACTTCTTGAAGAGTGGAAG AAACTGGATCCAAAGAATGGAGACCCCGCCGCGGCCAGCAGAAATCTACAAGACCTGCAGAGTATGATAGAG GAGGCTGAGGACGATGACGTGTACCAGACAGTCGTGCAGCAAATGGCCAATCATCCCCCACCACTG AACATGGTGCGCTACCTGTCTAGAGCACTGTCCACACCCGAGCAAAAGGAGCACCCCAGCGGAGGGCGCATGAGTGTCTGGGAACTGGAGAGCTTGCTCGGTGCGGAGCCTTCGTCTTCACAAACGAAGCCCAGGGTCACCTTCAAGCTCAAACGTAGCAAGTCGGAGACCACG GAAGCAGATTCCTCACCAAGTCGTGGTAAACAGCCGGGCCGCAAGAGGGCTGGCTTCTTCCCATTTCGTCGAGTGTCCCGCTTCCAAGTGTCAAAGGTGGACGAAAGTGCCGAGCGGCCAGTACCCCTGCTGAGCAAGATGAGGAGACTCTACCACAGCACGGAATCGGAGTCACCTACGTGA